The following proteins are co-located in the Streptomyces sp. DT2A-34 genome:
- a CDS encoding SpoIIE family protein phosphatase: protein MHNTAPTSLSESPDDPFSVHRSASAVLDGRGRVVAWSEQATALLGYRADEVLGRRVREILVDRADEALIGEATAACLRQHGWFGLLPVLNRAGHRVHVGFRARRVQRQDATVEWLLIGSLAEDIAQWEIDRAVLDGFFSRSPVGVAVLGPDLRVLRVNRAVARFGGLPPEAYRGRRTADFLLGPDSELIEERLRRVLETGEPLIFAEQPCRLLRDPRKELIVSVSAFRMQDPSGRVLGVTEIVEDVTDRHRARRRLALLNEAGARIGSTLDVARTARELAEAAVPALADALSVDLLEPVTRGEEPAPDATGPLRRMAVRSVRPEALRVMYPEGHLFSFPEDTAPARCLAERRPVLEPLLEANRGWFSADAARAGKALALGVHSLMVVPLAARGVVLGLVCLWRSQRPEPFEEDDLTLAEEFAARAAVCIDNARRYTQQHNAAEALQRSLLPSEVPEHPAVDTAHRYLPAHASTGVGGDWFDVIPLSGLRVALVVGDVVGHGMHASATMGRLRAAVHTLAHLDLAPDEVLARLDDLVDQLAGEQRQADGNTPQIVGATCLYAIYDPVSRHCAMARAGHPPPTVLGPDGRVRPIDLPAGPPLGLGGLPFETAELELDEGSLIALYSDGLLLAGNRDIDQGLALLLSALGGPFHSLEQTCKAVEDAMLPDRPADDVTLLLGRTRVLAAENVATWQLSAEPTAAGRARSLVRERLTEWVLEEFAFTTELIVSELVTNAYRYAGGPVLLRLIRDGHLICEVSDTSSTSPHLRQASGTDEGGRGLFLVAQLSERWGTRYGRNRKTIWAEQPLPVHMRGAHTCGGT from the coding sequence TCGCCTGGAGCGAACAGGCCACGGCGCTCCTCGGGTACCGGGCGGACGAGGTGCTGGGCCGGCGGGTGCGCGAGATCCTCGTCGACCGCGCGGACGAGGCCCTGATCGGCGAGGCGACCGCCGCGTGTCTGCGGCAGCACGGCTGGTTCGGGCTGCTGCCGGTCCTGAATCGCGCGGGCCACCGCGTGCACGTGGGGTTCAGAGCGCGACGGGTCCAGCGACAGGACGCCACCGTCGAGTGGCTCCTCATCGGCTCGCTCGCCGAGGACATCGCCCAGTGGGAGATCGACCGGGCAGTGCTGGACGGCTTCTTCAGCCGGTCCCCGGTGGGTGTCGCGGTACTCGGCCCGGACCTGCGGGTGCTGCGGGTGAACCGGGCGGTCGCACGGTTCGGCGGACTGCCCCCCGAGGCGTACCGCGGGCGTCGTACCGCCGACTTCCTGCTCGGCCCGGACTCGGAACTGATCGAGGAAAGGCTCAGGCGGGTCCTGGAGACGGGCGAGCCCCTGATCTTCGCCGAGCAGCCCTGCCGGTTGCTGCGGGACCCCCGGAAGGAACTGATCGTCTCCGTGTCCGCCTTCCGGATGCAGGACCCCTCCGGCAGGGTGCTGGGCGTCACCGAGATCGTCGAGGACGTCACCGACCGCCATCGGGCCCGTCGGCGGCTCGCGCTGCTCAACGAGGCCGGTGCCAGGATCGGGAGCACCCTGGACGTGGCCAGGACGGCGCGCGAGCTGGCCGAGGCGGCGGTTCCCGCGCTCGCCGACGCCCTCTCGGTGGATCTGCTGGAGCCCGTGACGCGTGGGGAGGAGCCGGCCCCCGACGCCACCGGCCCGCTGCGCAGGATGGCGGTGCGCAGCGTCCGGCCCGAGGCGCTGCGGGTGATGTATCCCGAGGGCCATCTGTTCTCCTTCCCCGAGGACACCGCGCCGGCCCGCTGCCTGGCCGAGCGGCGTCCGGTCCTGGAGCCGCTCCTGGAGGCCAACCGCGGCTGGTTCTCGGCCGACGCGGCACGGGCCGGGAAGGCGCTCGCGCTGGGTGTCCACTCGCTGATGGTGGTGCCGCTGGCCGCGCGTGGTGTGGTCCTCGGCCTGGTCTGCCTGTGGCGCTCGCAGCGACCGGAGCCGTTCGAGGAGGACGACCTCACCCTGGCGGAGGAGTTCGCCGCCCGGGCCGCGGTCTGCATCGACAACGCCCGCCGCTACACCCAGCAGCACAACGCCGCCGAGGCCCTCCAGCGCAGCCTGCTGCCGAGTGAGGTGCCCGAGCATCCGGCGGTCGACACGGCGCACCGCTATCTGCCCGCGCATGCCTCCACCGGTGTCGGCGGCGACTGGTTCGACGTCATCCCGCTGTCGGGGCTGCGCGTCGCCCTGGTCGTCGGCGATGTCGTCGGCCACGGCATGCACGCCTCGGCGACCATGGGCCGGCTGCGTGCCGCCGTGCACACGCTGGCCCACCTCGACCTGGCCCCGGACGAGGTCCTCGCCCGGCTCGACGACCTGGTGGACCAGTTGGCCGGCGAACAGCGGCAGGCCGACGGGAACACGCCCCAGATCGTGGGCGCGACCTGCCTGTACGCGATCTACGATCCGGTCTCCCGGCACTGCGCGATGGCCCGCGCGGGGCACCCGCCGCCGACCGTGCTGGGTCCGGACGGCCGGGTGCGTCCGATCGACCTCCCCGCCGGACCGCCGCTCGGCCTGGGCGGGCTGCCGTTCGAGACGGCCGAGCTCGAACTCGACGAGGGCAGCCTGATCGCCCTGTACAGCGACGGTCTCCTGCTGGCCGGCAACCGCGACATCGACCAGGGGCTGGCCCTGCTGCTCTCCGCGCTGGGCGGTCCGTTCCACTCACTGGAGCAGACCTGCAAGGCGGTGGAGGACGCGATGCTGCCCGACCGGCCCGCTGATGACGTCACGCTGCTGCTGGGCCGGACCCGGGTGCTGGCGGCGGAGAACGTGGCGACCTGGCAGCTGTCGGCGGAGCCCACCGCGGCCGGCCGGGCCCGGTCGCTGGTGCGGGAGCGGCTGACCGAGTGGGTGCTGGAGGAGTTCGCGTTCACCACCGAACTGATCGTGAGTGAACTGGTCACGAACGCCTACCGGTACGCCGGCGGCCCGGTGCTGCTGCGCCTGATCCGCGACGGCCACCTCATCTGCGAGGTCTCCGACACCAGCAGCACCTCCCCCCACCTGCGCCAGGCCAGCGGCACCGACGAGGGCGGACGTGGCCTGTTCCTGGTGGCCCAGCTGTCCG